One window from the genome of Gadus macrocephalus chromosome 7, ASM3116895v1 encodes:
- the LOC132461118 gene encoding zinc finger MYM-type protein 1-like: MDKLVFERRRTEEQMAVAGVLDKTTDTPLTPAGEDDHSGPASPMCQARPDKDEQEEEEMEQQEEEDEERGWHGQPQPTTAGMDTGHDANATTDISKRPGDGPQRPIRKNYPSRLIGNQQRSFNATWFDIYSWLEYSVEMDTTFCFACRHFLGGGGHRFHSEPAFSNGYKNWKHATAALKKHNASAAHKFAMEAWAEFKLATTDGSRLGNMIDAGHSKIVKENREYMRAVVMSLRYTACQSIAQRGHREDAESENKGNFVELLNVIGEFDQTVAKKLKDNPRNAKYTHKDIQNEIFEIMADMVRNEISEETREAEHFALMVDESKDIRKNEQISIVVRYLKGDNLREEFLHFAHADGLDADSLLRSIQQTLSQCNIDKNMCVGQCYDGAAVMSGSKSGVQQKFKKDVPQALYIHCHAHRLNLVLVDVVRNVEAAAEFFETIQMLYNFFSNSVAHDLFIKKQREIESVTQPVELKSLSDTRWACQYAALVAIRKSLPAIRATLLDIMSQPNARRKTEARAVNGLVDEQFVLRLTLFEELFRVTKFMSDQLQSPTLELSSTIDLSESVIATLSDKRAEESWIDIRDRAADLCTKAGVSQDGTCEKRRTQPPRILQEFVVEAPVERTPVTTSDAQRTHLYYPVIDRLVGEMRRRFSTEAGGVLTGVSALSPKHASFLDKKCLQPMAQFYGVTEENLTAELHQIQRLLERKKAQGHVVDDTLEFLALMRPYRDAFVDLYRLICISLTLPVTSASCKHSFSCLRRIKNYLRNSSGDTRNSNLALLSINKQRTKTLDVQRIIDIFASNHKNRRIVLI; the protein is encoded by the coding sequence ATGGATAAATTAGTTTTTGAACGTCGTCGGACGGAAGAACAGATGGCGGTGGCGGGCGTTTTGGATAAAACTACGGACACACCGTTGACACCTGCGGGGGAAGACGACCACTCAGGTCCCGCGTCTCCCATGTGCCAGGCTCGGCCAGACAAAGATGagcaagaagaagaggagatggagcagcaggaggaagaggacgaggaaaGGGGCTGGCATGGTCAGCCACAGCCAACCACTGCCGGCATGGACACTGGCCATGATGCTAATGCTACCACTGACATTAGCAAACGACCTGGAGATGGACCGCAGCGCCCCATCAGGAAAAATTACCCTTCAAGGCTAATAGGTAACCAGCAGAGATCTTTCAATGCTACCTGGTTTGACATATACAGCTGGCTTGAATATTCAGTTGAGATGGACACAACTTTCTGCTTCGCCTGCCGACATtttttgggtggtggtgggcacCGATTCCATTCAGAGCCGGCCTTTTCTAATGGATACAAGAACTGGAAACACGCAACAGCAGCCCTTAAAAAACACAACGCAAGTGCGGCACACAAGTTCGCCATGGAGGCATGGGCTGAATTTAAACTGGCAACGACAGATGGCTCGAGATTAGGAAACATGATAGATGCGGGTCATTCAAAAATCgtaaaggaaaacagagagTATATGAGGGCTGTGGTTATGTCCCTACGTTATACTGCATGCCAAAGTATTGCTCAGCGAGGTCACCGAGAGGATGCAGAGTCAGAAAATAAGGGCAACTTTGTGGAGCTGCTGAACGTAATTGGTGAATTTGATCAGACAGTAGCAAAGAAACTGAAGGATAATCCAAGAAATgctaaatacacacataaagacattcAAAACGAGATTTTTGAGATTATGGCTGACATGGTCAGAAACGAAATAAGTGAAGAAACCCGAGAAGCAGAACATTTCGCCCTAATGGTTGACGAAAGCAAAGATATCCGTAAAAATGAACAGATTTCCATTGTTGTGCGGTATTTAAAAGGAGACAATTTGCGTGAGGAATTCCTGCACTTCGCGCATGCAGATGGCCTGGACGCCGACTCGCTCCTGAGAAGCATACAACAGACTCTTTCACAGTGTAATATTGACAAAAACATGTGTGTCGGACAGTGTTATGATGGCGCTGCAGTTATGTCGGGCTCCAAAAGTGGCGTTCAGCAGAAATTCAAAAAGGATGTGCCACAAGCACTGTACATTCATTGTCATGCGCACAGGTTAAACCTCGTTTTGGTTGATGTGGTCCGCAATGTTGAAGCGGCAGCAGAGTTTTTTGAAACTATACAAATGTTGTACAACTTTTTCTCCAACTCTGTCGCCCATGATCTGTTCAtcaagaaacagagagagattgaatcAGTGACACAGCCCGTTGAACTGAAGAGCCTATCCGACACACGCTGGGCATGTCAATATGCGGCATTGGTGGCAATCCGAAAGTCACTGCCTGCAATACGGGCGACACTTCTGGATATCATGTCTCAGCCTAATGCACGGAGGAAAACTGAGGCCAGGGCTGTGAATGGACTTGTTGATGAACAGTTTGTCCTGCGTCTCACGCTTTTCGAGGAGCTATTCCGGGTCACAAAATTCATGTCTGACCAGCTCCAATCTCCCACTCTTGAGCTTTCGTCCACAATAGACTTATCAGAGTCAGTCATAGCGACATTGTCAGACAAACGCGCAGAAGAGTCGTGGATTGACATTCGGGACAGAGCAGCGGACCTGTGCACCAAAGCCGGTGTGAGCCAGGATGGGACATGCGAAAAGAGACGGACACAGCCTCCTCGAATTCTTCAGGAGTTTGTTGTCGAGGCCCCAGTTGAGCGCACACCTGTTACAACTTCAGATGCGCAGCGCACACATTTGTATTACCCAGTAATTGACAGACTTGTGGGTGAAATGAGAAGACGTTTCTCAACCGAGGCCGGAGGTGTTTTAACTGGAGTCTCGGCACTCAGCCCCAAACATGCGTCTTTCCTAGACAAGAAATGTCTGCAGCCCATGGCGCAGTTCTATGGAGTGACTGAGGAAAACCTGACAGCAGAGCTACACCAAATTCAGCGTCTgctggaaagaaagaaagcacaGGGACATGTAGTGGATGACACTTTGGAATTTCTCGCTTTAATGCGACCTTACCGGGATGCTTTTGTGGATTTATACAGACTCATCTGTATTTCACTGACCCTGCCCGTGACCTCTGCTTCGTGCAAACACAGTTTCTCCTGCCTCCGTCGGATTAAGAACTATCTACGGAACAGCAGCGGTGATACCCGAAACAGCAACTTGGCGCTGCTGTCCATCAACAAACAAAGGACAAAGACTTTGGATGTTCAGCGCATCATCGACATCTTTGCCTCCAATCACAAAAACCGGCGGATTGTACTCATTTGA
- the LOC132461229 gene encoding uncharacterized protein LOC132461229, whose translation MYRGEICAYPMYLQKELLPSKAQFFAMDVACKYWPCLQKVASVIPALKSLTEMKPFLSIMHARAHATKCEIKWSGRNQKGAGTTAGEEVEQINSYLSRCALTTKYMSKAARVDMLTVHAMGWNHHKAETLHKALSTRYVKTSKRAEEEAERLSQLQKDLQCSNAMAVQWIAEVKEWAESETPVTGLHVLQQSIEGLHLGLKQQKQTLYRQNGM comes from the exons ATGTACCGAGGAGAGATTTGTGCGTATCCTATGTATCTCCAAAAGGAGCTTCTCCCAAGCAAGGCACAGTTTTTTGCTATGGATGTGGCATGCAAATACTGGCCATGCCTACAAAAAGTTGCTTCAGTCATTCCAGCTCTCAAGAGCCTCACAGAAATGAAGCCCTTCCTGAGCATCATGCATGCAAGAGCTCATGCTACCAAGTGTGAG ATAAAATGGAGTGGTCGGAATCAGAAGGGAGCAGGCACAACAGccggtgaggaggtggagcaaATAAACAGCTACCTCTCCCGTTGTGCCCTGACAACAAAGTACATGTCAAAAGCAG CACGTGTGGACATGCTCACTGTGCATGCAATGGGTTGGAACCATCACAAAGCAGAGACGCTACACAAGGCCCTCTCCACAAGATATGTGAAG ACATCTAAAAGGGCAGaagaagaggcagagaggcTGTCACAACTGCAGAAGGACCTGCAGTGCTCAAATGCAATGGCTGTACAGTGGATTGCTGAAGTCAAGGAATGGGCAGAGAGCG AGACCCCAGTAACGGGTCTGCACGTTCTCCAGCAGTCCATTGAGGGTCTCCATCTGGGTCTAAAGCAGCAGAAACAAACCCTCTACCGTCAGAATGGTATGTAG